The genome window TTGACGCCGTCGTCTCTGTCGTCTCGGCCTATCCAGAGGTGCGGGAGGCACTGATTGAGCAGCAACGGGCCATCGCCCGTGCTGGAGGGGTGGTAATGGTTGGGCGGGATATTGGCACAGTGGTGGTGCCTGATGCTGATCTGAAGATCTACCTGGAGGCATCACCAGCCATCCGGGCTCGACGTCGCTACGAACAAGCCCTACAGAGAGGAGAGAAGGTGAGCTACGCCACAGTATTGGCCGACTTATGTCGTCGTGATAAGCTAGATAGCGAAAGGTCTATCGCCCCTCTCCAACCGGCGGCAGATGCGGTGATCATCAGGAGCGACGACCTGAGCCTTGAGGAGGAATGGCAAATCGTCGAAAAGTTAATTGCGGAACCATTCGGCAGTGAACTTCAGCGTTAGATCCCTTCGGTCATGCCCTTCCTGAGGGAGGTTGATTCATGGAGGTTATTCTAGCTAAGGAGATGGGGTTTTGTTTTGGGGTGCGACGAGCGGTAGGGCTTGTCGAGCGGGCGGCCAAGGAGCATGAACAGGTTTCAACGCTGGGTTGGTTGGTTCACAATCCCCAGGTGGTTCATTGGTTAGAACAGTTGGGGGTACGGGTGGCCTCCGATTTGGCAGATATAGACGGTGGTGCGGTGGTGATTGCAGCCTATGGTGTCCCTCCCACTGTAGTAGAAGAGGCCAGACGGAGGGGGCTCAAGGTCATTGACGCTACTTGTCCTCTGGTAAAAGTAGTTCAGGAGAAGGCCCGTCACCTTTCCCAGGATGGATATTTGGTCGTGCTTTTCGGTGATCCCGGCCATGCTGAAGTGAAAGGTGTCCTTGGTTGGACGGAGGGCAAGACGCGCGTAGTCTCCAATCTACAGGACTTAGAGGGTCTGCTGCTGGCCAAAAAGGTGGCTGTTCTGTCCCAAACTACGCAACGTATAGGGGCGTATGAGGAGATTGTTAAGCGTTTGATCGAGCTTCAGATTAAGCAGGCTAAGGAGATCGCGGTATACAATACGATCTGCAATGCCACCGCGGAGCGACAGCAGGCTGCGCTGGAACTCACCAAAGAGGTGGATGTCGTGGTCGTTGTCGGCGGACGCGAAAGCGCCAATACACGCCGCCTGGCCGAAATCTGCCGCAATCAGGGTGTACCGACGTATCATATTGAGGAGGTAAGTGAGCTGCGGCCAGAATGGTTCGTTTCTGCGTGTCGGGTTGGGGTAACAGCGGGGGCATCAACCCCTGATTGGTCCATCGCCAGTGTGTTGGAGTGCCTGGCTAGAATTAGCGAACGAACATGATTTGCCGAAATAACCTACCCCAAATTGATGGAGTGCGAGCGGGTGACACTATTGTGCAAGTAGAGCCTGAGAGCGAAGCGGCCAGGCTGGGGATCAGGAGAGGGGATCGGCTGTTAGCAGTCAATGGCAAGCTGCTTAGGGATGTGCTTGACTATCAGTTTTACACGGCTGATGAAGCGTTGCATCTGACCATTGAGCGCCGTGAACAATGCTGGCAGCTAAAGGCCGCGGGTGGTCAGCCGCTCGGCATCAGCTTTGCCGAACCAACCTTTGATGGTCTGCGCCGTTGCCAAAATCATTGCCCGTTTTGCTTCATCGACCAGCTCCCCAAGGGATTACGCCCGAGCTTATACATTAAAGATGATGATTTTCGTTACTCTTTCCTTTATGGACATTTTATTACCCTCACAAATCTCAGCGAAGATGATTGGCAGCGGCTAGCCGAGCAACGGCTAAGCCCTCTTTATGTTTCAGTACATGCCACCGATCTCGAACTGCGCCGGCAGTTGTTGGGTAATCCTGCTGCTCCTGATATCCTAGAACAGCTGGTGCGCCTGGGCCAGATGGGGATCAGGATGCACACCCAGGTAGTAATCTGCCCAGGTGTTAACGATGATCTTCGGTTGAAGAAGACAGTCTTTGATTTGGCCGTTCTCTATCCCTGGGTGCAATCGATAGGACTGGTTCCTGTTGGTCTAACGCGCCAGCGGCGGGGGCGATCGTCGAACCTGCGCCTATTCACCGCGGCTGAGGCTGCTCAATTGGTCCCCCTGGTACACTCCTGGCAAAAGGAGCTGCGGGCGAGGCTGGGTGTTGGGTTGGTCTATTTGGCCGATGAATTGTACCTTCTGGCCGGCTGTCCCATCCCAGCGGCGTGGCGCTACGATAAATTTCCACAGTATAGTAATGGAATAGGCATGGTACGGGTGTTGCTGGATGAGTGGTCAAGAATACGAAAGCGCAACCTTGGGAGGATCTCCCTGTGTAAGGCGACGATCGTTTGCGGTCGGTTGATTCAGCCTGTCTTGGCTGCGATTTTAGCCGAGCTATCCACCAGGATGGGGGTTCACCCTTCGCTGCTCCCGGTGGAGAATCACTTTTTCGGTGAGAGCATAACTGTTTCCGGTTTATTGACTGCTCCTGACATTTTAGCGACTGCCCGCGGACAGCCGCTTGGTGATCTGGTTATACTACCTGAGGCGACTATCGATCCGGCCATTGGTTGTTTTCTGGATGGCATGACCCCAGCTGAGTTAGAGCAGCAGCTGGGTATTCCCCTTCGGTTTGCTGGTACGGTGCGGGGGCTTCTAGGCGCAACTCGGATGGGGCAAGAAGCGCTCAAGGAGGTTTAGATGTGCGGCATCGTTGGTTACATTGGCGGGCGTGAGGCGACGACGGTTGTACTGGAAGGACTGCAACACCTAGAGTATCGGGGTTATGATTCAGCCGGTCTGGCTATATTTCATAATGGGCGAATTGAATTGCGACGCAGTGTGGGCAAGCTGGAGAACCTGCGCAGGATTCTGGAAAGCGAACCCATAATCGGCTACATAGGCATCGGACACACTCGTTGGGCCACTCACGGTAAGCCTAGTGAGAGTAATGCGCATCCACACATTGACTGTCTGGGGGAGACGGTTGTGATCCATAATGGGATCGTGGAGAACTACCTCCGGCTCAAAAATCAGCTCCAGGCAGAGGGACATATCTTCCGCTCGGAGACTGACACAGAGGTGATCGCCCACCTCGTCGAGAAGCATTGTCGTGCTGGTGATCCTCTGGTAGAAGCGGTGCGCAAAATGCTGTCACAGGTAAGTGGGGCCCATGCTATCGTGGTGATGAGCGCGCGTGAGCCCGATAAGATTGTAGCGGCACGCCTAGGTCATGCCGGCGGGGTGGTTATCGGCTTAGGGGAAGGCGAGATGTTTATCGCCTCTGATGCGCCAGCTATTTTGGATCATACACGGCGGATGATCTTCCTTGATAACCGCGAGATTGCTGTCGTGCAGCAAGATGGCGTAGTTTGTTTGAATCTAGAGGGGGAACGCCTGCTGAAATCCTCTCAGATAGTGCCCTGGGATCCCATAGCGGCGGCCAAGGGTGGCTATAAGCATTTTATGTTGAAGGAGATACACGAACAATCGACAGCGGTGATGGATACCATTCGAGGCCGGCTGGAATGCCAACCGCCTCGGCTGTATCTGGAAGACGTTCTCTTTTCGCCTCAAGAGCTGCGGAATTTCGAGAAGGTCACCATTGTCGCTTGTGGGACGGCCTGGCACGCCGGATTGATCGGGAAATTCCTTATCGAGGAGCTGGCCCGTCTCCCGGTCGAAGTAGATTATGCCTCTGAGTTTCGCTATCGCGATCCACTGGTTGATGAGCGAACGCTACTTGTTGCGGTTACGCAATCTGGTGAAACTGTGGATACATTGGTCTCTATGGAAGAGGCCAAGAAGAAGGAGGCCAAGATACTGGGGGTGGTAAATGTCGTCGGCAGTCAGGCCAGTCGGATAGCCGATGCCCTTATCTATACCCGCGCTGGGCCTGAGATTGGTGTGGCCTCGACTAAGGCCTTCACGGCTCAGCTAGTGGCCCTATATCTCTTTGCTGTCTATCTAGGACAGGGGCGAGGACTATTGAATGAGGATAGGGTGAGGGAGCTGCTGCAGGATATTGCTGAGCTCCCTGTCCTCGTAGGGGAGACGCTCGCTCGCCCTGCTGAAATTTACGAACATCTGGCGAATGTCTATTTCAAGTGCCACAATTTTCTTTACCTTGGCCGGGGGATCAACTATCCAGTGGCCCTGGAGGGGGCACTGAAACTGAAGGAGATCTCTTACATTCATGCTGAGGGTTATCCGGCTGGGGAAATGAAGCACGGTCCTATCGCCCTTATCGATGAGCTGATGCCTGTCGTGGCCATCGCCCCACGGGATAGGGTCTATGAGAAGGTTGTAAACAACATCCAACAGGTGAAGGCAAGGGGGGGCATTGTTATCTCGGTGGCTTCTGATGGTGATGAGGAGATCAGAGAGAAATCGGATCACGTGCTGCTTATTCCCCGTACCTCCTATCATCTTACGCCTGTGTTGGCCGTGCTTCCTCTGCAGTTGCTGGCTTACTATATCGCTGTCAGGAAAGGCTGTGATGTAGATCAACCACGCAACCTGGCTAAATCGGTGACGGTCGAATAGTCCGAGGGGCGGTTGGTATGAGAGGGACGATCTGTTGGGGTGGCTAGGGCGATGAAGGTGGTCATGGTCGGCAATTTTGGGTTATGGCACAAAGGGACGATGGGCGTTCGGGCCTTGCCTATGGCCGAGTCTCTGGTGCGGCGTGGTTGGGAGGTGGTAATAGTGGTACCGCCCTGGGAGACACCAGCCGATTCTGCTCGTGAGGATGTCAGCCACGGTGTACGGATTGTGAATATCAAGTTGCCCCCAAGGCTTCCCCTACTGGGGCATATTTGGATAGTGTATCGCTTGCTGCGGCGTATCCTGCGGGAGAAGCCTGACGTAATCCACACTTTTAAGCCCAAGGCCTACACCGGTCTCGTAGCCACATTTTTATGGGGGTTAAAGACCCTCGGGTTCAGCAAGGTCAGATTAGTTATGGATAGCGATGACTGGGAAGGGCCGGGTGGGTGGAACGAACTGGATCCTTTACCGAGGCACATCAAACTGATTGTCGCCGCCCAAGAGAAGTGGGGTTTGAGGCATTGTGATGCTCTGACGGTGGCCAGTCGCACTCTACAGACGTTAGCCTGGTCCATCGGTGTGCCGAGTGATAGGGTTCATTATGTTCCAAACGGAGTCGGCCAGTCAATGGCAGTTCGATCGCCGGAGGCAGGGGCACGTATTCGCCAACTATATAACCTGGGGGATTACCCCGTAGTGTTGTTATACACGCGCTTCTTTGAGTTTTCTCTAGAGAGGATGAGGCGC of Chloroflexota bacterium contains these proteins:
- the cmk gene encoding (d)CMP kinase, with the protein product MIKPSTIAIDGPAGSGKSTLGELLARRLGYLYFDTGVMYRTVAWLTLQEGVDPADREAMAQIARTVRIKVTHPTVADGRQYTVLADEQDATWQIVSSQVDAVVSVVSAYPEVREALIEQQRAIARAGGVVMVGRDIGTVVVPDADLKIYLEASPAIRARRRYEQALQRGEKVSYATVLADLCRRDKLDSERSIAPLQPAADAVIIRSDDLSLEEEWQIVEKLIAEPFGSELQR
- the ispH gene encoding 4-hydroxy-3-methylbut-2-enyl diphosphate reductase gives rise to the protein MEVILAKEMGFCFGVRRAVGLVERAAKEHEQVSTLGWLVHNPQVVHWLEQLGVRVASDLADIDGGAVVIAAYGVPPTVVEEARRRGLKVIDATCPLVKVVQEKARHLSQDGYLVVLFGDPGHAEVKGVLGWTEGKTRVVSNLQDLEGLLLAKKVAVLSQTTQRIGAYEEIVKRLIELQIKQAKEIAVYNTICNATAERQQAALELTKEVDVVVVVGGRESANTRRLAEICRNQGVPTYHIEEVSELRPEWFVSACRVGVTAGASTPDWSIASVLECLARISERT
- a CDS encoding DUF512 domain-containing protein — translated: MQVEPESEAARLGIRRGDRLLAVNGKLLRDVLDYQFYTADEALHLTIERREQCWQLKAAGGQPLGISFAEPTFDGLRRCQNHCPFCFIDQLPKGLRPSLYIKDDDFRYSFLYGHFITLTNLSEDDWQRLAEQRLSPLYVSVHATDLELRRQLLGNPAAPDILEQLVRLGQMGIRMHTQVVICPGVNDDLRLKKTVFDLAVLYPWVQSIGLVPVGLTRQRRGRSSNLRLFTAAEAAQLVPLVHSWQKELRARLGVGLVYLADELYLLAGCPIPAAWRYDKFPQYSNGIGMVRVLLDEWSRIRKRNLGRISLCKATIVCGRLIQPVLAAILAELSTRMGVHPSLLPVENHFFGESITVSGLLTAPDILATARGQPLGDLVILPEATIDPAIGCFLDGMTPAELEQQLGIPLRFAGTVRGLLGATRMGQEALKEV
- the glmS gene encoding glutamine--fructose-6-phosphate transaminase (isomerizing), which produces MCGIVGYIGGREATTVVLEGLQHLEYRGYDSAGLAIFHNGRIELRRSVGKLENLRRILESEPIIGYIGIGHTRWATHGKPSESNAHPHIDCLGETVVIHNGIVENYLRLKNQLQAEGHIFRSETDTEVIAHLVEKHCRAGDPLVEAVRKMLSQVSGAHAIVVMSAREPDKIVAARLGHAGGVVIGLGEGEMFIASDAPAILDHTRRMIFLDNREIAVVQQDGVVCLNLEGERLLKSSQIVPWDPIAAAKGGYKHFMLKEIHEQSTAVMDTIRGRLECQPPRLYLEDVLFSPQELRNFEKVTIVACGTAWHAGLIGKFLIEELARLPVEVDYASEFRYRDPLVDERTLLVAVTQSGETVDTLVSMEEAKKKEAKILGVVNVVGSQASRIADALIYTRAGPEIGVASTKAFTAQLVALYLFAVYLGQGRGLLNEDRVRELLQDIAELPVLVGETLARPAEIYEHLANVYFKCHNFLYLGRGINYPVALEGALKLKEISYIHAEGYPAGEMKHGPIALIDELMPVVAIAPRDRVYEKVVNNIQQVKARGGIVISVASDGDEEIREKSDHVLLIPRTSYHLTPVLAVLPLQLLAYYIAVRKGCDVDQPRNLAKSVTVE
- a CDS encoding glycosyltransferase family 4 protein, encoding MKVVMVGNFGLWHKGTMGVRALPMAESLVRRGWEVVIVVPPWETPADSAREDVSHGVRIVNIKLPPRLPLLGHIWIVYRLLRRILREKPDVIHTFKPKAYTGLVATFLWGLKTLGFSKVRLVMDSDDWEGPGGWNELDPLPRHIKLIVAAQEKWGLRHCDALTVASRTLQTLAWSIGVPSDRVHYVPNGVGQSMAVRSPEAGARIRQLYNLGDYPVVLLYTRFFEFSLERMRRIFRRIVTGLPETKLLVVGTGLYGEERELRRLLEEGLGESVAFAGWVDRHDLEDYFAASDVAIYPYDDNLLNRAKCAVKLIDLMAAGLPVVADWVGQNAEYIEDRLSGVLIEPGDWVGFGDAVVALLKDGERQRWLGEKARQRVTTAFSWDKLVETVELAYQTATGG